In one window of Mercurialis annua linkage group LG4, ddMerAnnu1.2, whole genome shotgun sequence DNA:
- the LOC126678333 gene encoding uncharacterized protein LOC126678333 codes for MTDEKSALAVSVLSEKWPQRLKIPNFDNFDGTSCPESHVTKYYNKMVLLDVSNTILCKMFPTTPTATAQRLCNSLKDELIAMWRQLNKEFVIRFFTNILPKRSTEELYMCKQGKGETLRAYIERFNNKAMKIEDLNNESMVQTLKKGTLMGVIGDKLSLKKPKTYQEVMQVAHKCINVDDRRRQKTSDAPKKEKNKGSASQRQSSHSQHDYGMSHRSISRYGDRAEAFTPLNTTRANILMWVKENRTSVTWPRKMIHRTGTRDENRYCQFHEDCRHDIEECYDLKKEIEKMIESGALRRFTSRKEDKHQRIEGTDKEEKKEEERRRKKEIAGVINVIVLGKSIREGRKK; via the exons ATGACGGACGAGAAGTCAGCTCTAGCAGTAAGCGTGTTGTCCGAGAAATGGCCTCAGAGGCTGAAGATACCTAACTTTGATAACTTCGATGGAACCAGTTGTCCGGAAAGCCACGTCACCAAATACTACAACAAGATGGTTCTACTGGATGTCTCAAACACAATACTTTGCAAGATGTTTCCAACCACACCCACTGCCACAGCACAACGATTGTGCAACAGCTTGAAAGACGAATTAATAGCTATGTGGAGACAATTGAACAAAGAATTCGTGATAAGATTCTTCACGAACATCCTACCTAAAAGAAGCACAGAAGAACTGTACATGTGTAAGCAGGGCAAGGGAGAAACGCTAAGGGCATACATTGAAAGATTCAATAACAAAGCTATGAAAATTGAAGACCTCAACAATGAATCAATGGTACAGACACTAAAGAAGGGCACTCTCATGGGAGTGATAGGGGATAAGCTAAGTTTGAAGAAGCCAAAAACCTACCAGGAGGTAATGCAAGTAGCTCATAAATGTATCAACGTGGACGACAGAAGGAGGCAGAAAACCAGCGATGCGCCAAAGAAGGAAAAAAACAAGGGAAGCGCATCTCAAAGACAATCATCACACTCGCAACACGATTATGGTATGAGTCATCGCAGCATCAGCAG GTATGGCGACAGAGCTGAAGCATTCACACCGCTGAACACCACGAGGGCGAACATCCTGATGTGGGTCAAAGAAAACAGAACATCGGTGACATGGCCCAGGAAGATGATCCACAGAACTGGGACAAGAGACGAAAACCGATACTGCCAATTCCACGAAGACTGTAGGCACGACATAGAAGAATGCTATGATTTGAAGAAGGAGATAGAGAAGATGATCGAATCAGGAGCATTAAGGAGGTTCACAAGCCGCAAAGAAGATAAGCATCAGAGAATAGAAGGAACCGACAAGGAAGAAAAAAAGGAAGAGGAGAGGAGAAGAAAGAAAGAGATCGCGGGAGTCATCAACGTCATCGTTTTGGGAAAGAGCATAAGAGAGGGGAGAAAAAAATGA